In the genome of Streptacidiphilus rugosus AM-16, one region contains:
- a CDS encoding YhjD/YihY/BrkB family envelope integrity protein, translating to MVDTAAWKASLARAKARAQERYDEAQRRLPLLTDLINRLTTENLLDSATRLAAQAFLTTVPLFFAFAAFAPQPVRQQLIESIQNLFGLTGVSKDQLESVLGTGNANAGKELLQTTGVIGLVMALLSATSFSRAMARVCRGAWRLPKATTRISPWRWLAWLIMLLAVFVLQGPVRNGFGAGGWLGFPLGFVLGVAIWWWTQHLLLGGSKVNWLPLLPGAVLGSLCVSVLSVVSHVYMPHALNRTLSSYGSLGLVLALLSWLIVICAAVTFSITIGAVLAQGAPLNRHLGKLARD from the coding sequence GTGGTGGACACCGCGGCCTGGAAGGCCTCCCTGGCGCGGGCCAAGGCACGGGCGCAGGAGCGCTACGACGAGGCCCAGCGCCGCCTGCCGCTGCTGACCGACCTGATCAACCGGCTGACGACGGAGAACCTGCTCGACTCGGCGACCCGGCTGGCCGCCCAGGCCTTCCTGACCACGGTGCCGCTGTTCTTCGCCTTCGCCGCGTTCGCACCGCAGCCGGTGCGCCAGCAGCTGATCGAGTCGATCCAGAACCTCTTCGGGCTCACCGGCGTCTCGAAGGACCAGCTGGAGTCGGTGCTGGGGACGGGCAACGCGAACGCGGGCAAGGAGCTGCTGCAGACCACCGGCGTGATCGGCCTGGTGATGGCGCTGCTCTCGGCGACCAGCTTCAGCCGGGCCATGGCCAGGGTCTGCCGCGGGGCCTGGCGGCTGCCGAAGGCGACGACCAGGATCTCGCCGTGGCGCTGGCTGGCCTGGCTGATCATGCTGCTCGCCGTCTTCGTCCTGCAGGGCCCGGTGCGGAACGGCTTCGGGGCGGGCGGCTGGCTGGGGTTTCCGCTCGGCTTCGTCCTGGGCGTGGCCATCTGGTGGTGGACCCAGCACCTGCTGCTGGGCGGCTCGAAGGTGAACTGGCTTCCGCTGCTCCCCGGCGCGGTCCTCGGCTCGCTCTGCGTCAGCGTGCTGTCGGTCGTCTCGCACGTCTACATGCCGCACGCGCTGAACCGCACGCTGTCCAGCTACGGATCGCTCGGCCTGGTACTGGCGCTGCTCTCGTGGCTGATCGTCATCTGCGCGGCGGTGACCTTCTCGATCACGATCGGCGCGGTGCTGGCCCAGGGCGCGCCGCTGAACCGGCATCTGGGGAAGCTGGCCAGGGACTGA
- a CDS encoding class F sortase, whose protein sequence is MLAVAGLTSACGSGSSGAVGSAGQGAQIAGTQPAADSPAAAAAGAVTASPLARSAPVRLLIPSIGVDTSVMRLGLAADGTVQVPPIAANAPAGWYDGSPTPGQTGPSVILAHVTVGRYGNGVFLHLSRLRPGDRITARLADGASAVFSVDRVQTVPKAQFPTRAVYGNVDRPELRLITCGGPRNGSGGGYLDNVVVYASLVSSAR, encoded by the coding sequence ATGCTGGCCGTGGCCGGTCTGACCTCCGCCTGTGGGAGCGGGAGCAGCGGCGCGGTCGGCTCGGCGGGCCAGGGCGCGCAGATCGCCGGGACGCAGCCCGCCGCCGACAGCCCGGCGGCGGCCGCCGCCGGAGCGGTGACGGCTTCGCCGTTGGCGCGCTCGGCCCCGGTCCGGCTGCTGATCCCCAGCATCGGGGTGGACACCTCCGTCATGAGGCTCGGCCTGGCCGCGGACGGCACCGTCCAGGTGCCGCCCATCGCGGCGAACGCGCCGGCCGGCTGGTACGACGGTTCGCCGACGCCGGGTCAGACCGGTCCCTCGGTGATCCTGGCGCACGTGACCGTGGGCCGGTACGGGAACGGGGTCTTCCTGCACCTCTCCCGGCTGAGGCCCGGTGACCGCATCACCGCCAGGCTGGCGGACGGTGCGTCCGCCGTGTTCTCGGTCGACCGGGTGCAGACCGTCCCCAAGGCGCAGTTCCCCACCCGTGCCGTCTACGGGAACGTCGACCGGCCCGAGCTGCGTCTGATCACCTGCGGCGGCCCGCGCAACGGCTCGGGAGGCGGCTACCTCGACAACGTCGTGGTCTACGCCTCCCTGGTGTCCTCCGCACGGTAG
- a CDS encoding RNA polymerase sigma factor translates to MKRSQESAAAELFAALYPSLAGWCRRLVDDDGTAHEVASEAFARLWARWSSVEEPRGFLYVTAANLVRDHWRKLERERRAMRHVSAQAALDAVQYGRSAEAAVPVRLLVQSLPERLRTPVLLYYYADLPIREVALLMGRREGTVKADLHAARELLRARLGGHLDHTH, encoded by the coding sequence TTGAAACGGTCCCAGGAGAGCGCAGCCGCCGAGCTGTTCGCCGCCCTGTATCCGAGCCTCGCCGGGTGGTGCCGTCGTCTGGTCGACGACGACGGCACCGCCCACGAGGTCGCCTCGGAGGCGTTCGCGCGCCTGTGGGCGCGCTGGTCGTCGGTGGAGGAGCCGCGCGGCTTCCTCTACGTGACGGCCGCCAACCTGGTGCGCGACCACTGGCGCAAGCTGGAGCGCGAACGCCGGGCCATGAGGCACGTCTCGGCGCAGGCCGCGCTGGACGCGGTCCAGTACGGCCGGAGCGCCGAGGCCGCCGTGCCGGTCAGACTGCTGGTCCAGTCGCTGCCCGAGCGGCTGCGCACGCCGGTCCTTCTCTACTACTACGCCGATCTGCCGATCAGGGAGGTGGCACTGCTGATGGGGCGCAGGGAAGGTACCGTCAAGGCCGATCTGCACGCGGCCAGGGAGCTGCTGCGGGCCAGGCTCGGGGGACACCTTGACCACACACATTGA
- a CDS encoding AurF N-oxygenase family protein produces the protein MAQLVTGPRSHGRHTTADDDVSKRLLDSAAMLSYDPATEIDWDAPLPEGHYGLNPEWSTLYGTRLWDEMTEEQRVVLTRHEVCSIMSTGIWFEMILQQMVLRDQYLKNPGNAEFRFALTEIADECRHSIMFARACEKMGAPAYRPPRGFAEAARAFKTLANGELAYGGILVAEEVLDVMQRDWMRGDDVLEIVRGTSRIHVVEESRHMKFARQEIRERTRGIGAVRRRSSSVVIAIAAYVILSSMVNKGVYAAAGLDTERALAEVRANEHRKAMMRTSSRHLMAFLAEAGLLSRQAAAIYRRVHML, from the coding sequence ATGGCACAGCTCGTCACCGGACCGAGATCCCACGGCCGACACACCACCGCCGACGACGACGTGTCGAAGCGTCTGCTCGACTCGGCGGCGATGCTCTCCTACGACCCGGCGACCGAGATCGACTGGGACGCGCCGCTCCCCGAGGGGCACTACGGCCTCAATCCCGAGTGGAGCACCCTCTACGGCACCCGCCTGTGGGACGAGATGACGGAGGAGCAGCGCGTCGTCCTGACCCGCCACGAGGTCTGCTCGATCATGAGCACCGGCATCTGGTTCGAGATGATCCTGCAGCAGATGGTGCTGCGCGATCAGTACCTGAAGAACCCGGGCAACGCCGAGTTCCGCTTCGCCCTCACCGAGATAGCCGACGAGTGCCGGCACTCGATCATGTTCGCCCGGGCCTGCGAGAAGATGGGCGCCCCCGCCTACCGGCCGCCGCGCGGCTTCGCCGAAGCCGCCCGCGCCTTCAAGACGCTCGCCAACGGCGAACTCGCCTACGGCGGGATCCTGGTGGCCGAAGAGGTGCTCGACGTGATGCAGCGCGACTGGATGCGCGGCGACGACGTCCTGGAGATCGTGCGCGGCACCTCGCGGATCCATGTCGTCGAGGAGTCCCGGCACATGAAGTTCGCCCGCCAGGAGATCCGCGAGCGGACCCGCGGCATCGGCGCGGTGCGCCGCCGCTCCAGCAGCGTCGTCATCGCGATCGCGGCCTACGTGATCCTCAGCAGCATGGTGAACAAGGGCGTCTACGCCGCGGCCGGTCTCGACACCGAGCGCGCGCTGGCCGAGGTCCGGGCGAACGAGCACCGCAAGGCGATGATGCGCACCAGCTCCCGGCACCTGATGGCGTTCCTCGCCGAGGCCGGCCTGCTCTCCCGTCAGGCGGCCGCGATCTACCGCCGTGTCCACATGCTCTGA
- a CDS encoding FAD-dependent oxidoreductase, producing MAYAITQTCCNDASCVSVCPVNCIHPTPDEPGFGTTELLHIDPVACIDCGACADACPVDAVFPVDRLVGPDVVYGELNRRWYQEHPSDHAWGAPEFPRSLPGDVGPLRVAIVGTGPSASYTAQTLLHSTGARVTMIDRLPVAGGLLRHGVAPDHQSTKQIAETFAGAFQHPRLGMHLGVEVGADLTHEELAAHHHAVVYAVGAAGDRRLGLPGEDLPGSLPATTVVGWYNADPTVPAGAVDLTAEGCERVVVIGNGNVALDVARILLADPDHLATTDIAEHALDVLRAGRVREVVLLARRGPEHAAWTRPEFLALRHLPGVELVLDDQPEVRATVAAAEAGSKAALLAELPVERHDLTAPPRPGRRIVLRFLTTPIAVLGEVRVGGLRVADTAAPGEEETIAAGLVVRSIGYRGVAVPGLPFDEAGGTIPQRDGRVLDPATGRPLPGVYVVGWAKRGPTGGIGANRDCATETVDALLDDAAAHRLPTPSGTGRAFAGLVRRRRPEALGLREMRRVDRAERALGRALGRPRVKLATIPELLAAARPRLRRPAA from the coding sequence ATGGCCTACGCGATCACCCAGACCTGCTGCAACGACGCCTCGTGCGTCTCCGTCTGCCCGGTCAACTGCATCCACCCCACCCCCGACGAGCCGGGTTTCGGCACGACCGAGCTGCTCCACATCGACCCGGTCGCCTGCATCGACTGCGGCGCCTGCGCGGACGCCTGCCCGGTCGACGCGGTCTTTCCCGTCGACCGGCTGGTCGGCCCCGACGTCGTCTACGGCGAGCTCAACCGCCGCTGGTACCAGGAGCATCCGAGCGACCACGCCTGGGGCGCGCCGGAGTTCCCCCGCAGCCTGCCCGGCGACGTCGGTCCGCTCCGCGTCGCGATCGTCGGCACCGGTCCCTCCGCGAGCTACACCGCCCAGACGTTGCTGCACTCCACCGGCGCACGGGTGACCATGATCGACCGGCTGCCCGTCGCCGGCGGGCTGCTGCGCCACGGCGTGGCGCCCGACCACCAGTCGACCAAGCAGATCGCCGAGACCTTCGCGGGGGCGTTCCAGCACCCTCGGCTCGGCATGCACCTCGGCGTCGAGGTCGGCGCCGACCTGACGCACGAGGAACTGGCGGCCCATCACCACGCGGTCGTCTACGCGGTCGGAGCCGCCGGTGACCGCAGGCTCGGCCTGCCCGGGGAGGACCTGCCCGGCAGCCTGCCCGCCACCACCGTCGTGGGTTGGTACAACGCCGACCCGACGGTCCCCGCCGGCGCGGTGGACCTCACCGCCGAGGGCTGCGAACGGGTCGTCGTGATCGGCAACGGCAACGTCGCGCTCGACGTGGCCCGCATCCTCCTCGCCGACCCCGACCACCTCGCCACCACCGACATCGCCGAGCACGCCCTCGATGTGCTCCGGGCGGGCCGGGTTCGCGAGGTCGTCCTGCTGGCCCGGCGCGGGCCCGAGCACGCGGCCTGGACCCGGCCCGAGTTCCTCGCCCTGCGCCACCTGCCCGGCGTGGAGCTCGTCCTCGACGACCAGCCGGAGGTCCGCGCGACCGTGGCGGCCGCCGAGGCGGGTTCGAAGGCGGCGCTGCTCGCCGAACTCCCCGTCGAGCGGCACGATCTGACCGCGCCCCCGCGTCCCGGCCGCAGGATCGTGCTGCGCTTCCTCACGACGCCGATCGCCGTGCTGGGCGAGGTCCGGGTCGGCGGGCTGCGGGTCGCGGACACAGCGGCCCCCGGCGAGGAGGAGACCATCGCGGCCGGGCTGGTCGTCCGCTCCATCGGTTACCGGGGCGTGGCGGTTCCCGGGCTGCCCTTCGACGAGGCCGGCGGCACCATCCCGCAGCGCGACGGCCGGGTGCTCGACCCGGCCACCGGACGGCCGCTGCCCGGCGTCTACGTCGTCGGCTGGGCCAAGCGCGGCCCCACGGGCGGCATCGGGGCCAACCGCGACTGCGCGACGGAGACCGTCGACGCGCTGCTCGACGACGCGGCGGCGCACCGCCTGCCGACCCCGAGCGGCACCGGCCGGGCGTTCGCCGGACTGGTCCGCAGGCGGCGTCCCGAGGCGCTGGGGCTGCGCGAGATGCGGCGGGTGGACCGCGCCGAACGCGCCCTCGGCCGGGCGCTGGGCCGCCCCCGGGTCAAGCTCGCCACTATCCCCGAACTGCTGGCCGCGGCGCGGCCGCGCCTGCGCCGCCCGGCCGCGTAG
- a CDS encoding TetR/AcrR family transcriptional regulator, whose product MRERIVRAALEVIREHGIAAMTTKQIARTAQVAEGSIYNHFTDKTALVGAAMAEVSAGIREAMTRLLGRVGEGGADGVEDNLAEFGEAALGFFLELLPIAGPVLGDREQLARLRDGGTGHAVGPLLGQQALVGYVSAEQRAGRVAAEASPALLASAFLGMCQNYAFLTLMAGPEATADAAGLPADHPAQARAIARTVLAGTNRGVPHVSPHAGA is encoded by the coding sequence ATGCGCGAACGCATCGTCCGCGCCGCCCTGGAGGTCATCAGGGAGCACGGCATCGCCGCCATGACGACCAAGCAGATCGCCCGCACCGCGCAGGTCGCCGAGGGCAGCATCTACAACCACTTCACCGACAAGACCGCCCTGGTCGGCGCCGCCATGGCGGAGGTCTCCGCCGGGATCAGGGAGGCGATGACACGGCTGCTGGGCCGGGTCGGCGAGGGCGGGGCGGACGGCGTCGAGGACAACCTCGCGGAGTTCGGCGAGGCGGCGCTCGGCTTCTTCCTGGAGCTGCTGCCGATCGCCGGACCGGTGCTCGGCGACCGGGAGCAGCTCGCCCGGCTGCGTGACGGGGGAACCGGCCACGCCGTCGGCCCGCTGCTGGGGCAGCAGGCGCTGGTCGGCTACGTCAGCGCCGAGCAACGGGCCGGCCGGGTGGCCGCGGAGGCCTCGCCCGCACTGCTCGCCTCGGCGTTCCTGGGGATGTGTCAGAACTACGCCTTCCTGACCCTGATGGCCGGTCCCGAGGCCACGGCCGACGCGGCCGGGCTGCCCGCGGACCACCCGGCCCAGGCCCGCGCGATCGCGCGCACCGTGCTCGCGGGAACCAACCGCGGGGTCCCGCACGTATCCCCCCATGCCGGCGCCTGA
- a CDS encoding SDR family NAD(P)-dependent oxidoreductase: MSIARYADLQGRIAVVTGGSRGIGAATALALASNGARVAVVGRDKDALDAVVAAVRADGGTAIPAVADVTSEDQLAHVRELVQGELGTPTLLAAFAGGLGAPRPTVELDAARWREILDTDLTSVFLTIQAFLPGMAASGGGSIVTMSSSAGRQPSRANAAYGAAKAGVVMLTRHLAAELGPQGIRVNCLAPSSIRTEKVAARMPPETQQAVAAQHPLGRLGTPEDVAEAALFLCSEASGWLSGLTVDVAGGRVTN, encoded by the coding sequence ATGAGCATCGCCCGCTACGCCGACCTCCAGGGCCGGATCGCCGTCGTCACCGGCGGCTCCCGCGGCATCGGCGCCGCGACCGCGCTGGCCCTGGCTTCCAACGGCGCCAGGGTCGCTGTCGTCGGACGTGACAAGGACGCACTGGACGCGGTCGTGGCCGCCGTCCGGGCCGACGGCGGCACGGCGATCCCCGCCGTGGCCGACGTGACCAGCGAGGACCAGCTCGCCCACGTCCGTGAGCTGGTGCAGGGCGAGCTCGGCACTCCGACGCTGCTGGCCGCCTTCGCGGGCGGCCTGGGCGCGCCACGGCCGACCGTCGAGCTCGACGCCGCCCGTTGGCGCGAGATCCTCGACACCGACCTGACCTCCGTCTTCCTCACGATCCAGGCCTTCCTCCCCGGCATGGCGGCGTCCGGCGGCGGCTCGATCGTCACCATGTCCTCCTCGGCCGGACGCCAGCCGAGCCGCGCGAACGCCGCCTACGGCGCCGCGAAGGCGGGCGTGGTCATGCTCACCCGCCACCTCGCCGCCGAACTCGGCCCGCAGGGCATCCGGGTGAACTGCCTGGCGCCGTCCTCGATCCGCACCGAGAAGGTCGCCGCCCGGATGCCCCCCGAGACGCAGCAGGCCGTCGCCGCCCAGCATCCGCTCGGCCGCCTCGGCACACCGGAGGACGTGGCGGAGGCGGCCCTCTTCCTCTGCTCGGAGGCCAGCGGCTGGCTCAGCGGCCTGACCGTCGACGTGGCCGGCGGCCGCGTCACCAACTGA
- a CDS encoding carboxyl transferase domain-containing protein, with protein sequence MTARDAIALVTDEFTEFAEPTASSSAAGRPKDGPIDWPGYGDARARARQRTGEDESVVCGVGRVAEAGEAVLLSFEFGFLGGSLGERTGERIEFAHRRARELRLPLVALIATGGSRMQEGMRALLQLQRVAGQIALTRAAGLAQIAVLRDPTTGGGWATLGAGSDVVLALPGAQVGFAGSRVRPPDADPAAYTAESQLAAGQIDAVVAPEELRGTVARWIALLGPKDGEAEPVSPPAALFAGSGLPADGVAAVARARAVGRPHAEEYLDAYFDWREPLVGDRCGGVDPGMLCGFGRRRSSRRPEGRTVAYAAQCGTATRPSGFRAAARLVRLADRLGVPVLTLVDTPGAANDAAAEREGAGAAIADLFAALASATVPVTTLVIGEGGSGGALALCTPDPELLWVTPDSYFSVIAPELALSILKREPSELEETTERLQLHPEALKRLGVAVGIVRRAGG encoded by the coding sequence ATGACGGCCCGCGACGCGATCGCGCTGGTCACCGACGAGTTCACCGAGTTCGCCGAGCCCACCGCTTCCTCCTCGGCGGCCGGGCGGCCGAAGGACGGGCCGATCGACTGGCCGGGCTACGGCGACGCACGCGCCCGAGCGCGGCAGCGGACGGGCGAGGACGAGTCCGTGGTCTGCGGCGTCGGCCGGGTCGCGGAGGCCGGCGAGGCGGTGCTGCTCTCCTTCGAGTTCGGCTTCCTCGGCGGATCGCTGGGCGAACGGACAGGTGAGCGGATCGAGTTCGCGCACCGGCGGGCCAGGGAGCTGCGCCTGCCCCTCGTCGCGCTGATCGCCACCGGCGGCAGCCGGATGCAGGAGGGCATGCGGGCGCTGCTCCAACTCCAGCGTGTGGCCGGGCAGATCGCGCTGACCCGGGCCGCCGGGCTGGCGCAGATCGCGGTGCTGCGCGATCCGACGACCGGCGGCGGCTGGGCCACCCTCGGCGCCGGTTCCGACGTGGTGCTGGCGCTGCCGGGCGCACAGGTGGGCTTCGCGGGCTCACGGGTCCGGCCGCCGGACGCCGATCCGGCCGCCTACACCGCCGAGAGCCAGCTGGCGGCAGGTCAGATCGACGCCGTCGTCGCACCGGAGGAGCTGCGCGGCACGGTCGCGCGCTGGATCGCCCTGCTGGGGCCCAAGGACGGTGAGGCGGAGCCGGTGTCACCGCCCGCCGCGCTCTTCGCCGGAAGCGGCCTCCCGGCCGACGGGGTCGCGGCGGTGGCGCGTGCCCGGGCGGTGGGGCGTCCGCATGCCGAGGAGTACCTGGACGCCTACTTCGACTGGCGCGAGCCGCTCGTCGGCGACCGCTGCGGCGGTGTCGACCCCGGCATGCTCTGCGGCTTCGGCCGACGACGGTCGAGTCGGCGGCCCGAGGGCCGGACCGTCGCGTACGCCGCGCAGTGCGGTACGGCGACGCGACCGTCGGGCTTCAGGGCCGCCGCGCGCCTGGTCAGGCTCGCGGACCGGCTCGGCGTCCCGGTGCTGACCCTGGTCGACACCCCCGGCGCGGCCAACGACGCGGCGGCCGAGCGCGAGGGAGCGGGCGCGGCGATCGCGGACCTGTTCGCCGCTCTGGCCTCGGCCACGGTCCCGGTGACCACGCTGGTGATCGGGGAGGGCGGCTCCGGCGGCGCGCTCGCGCTCTGCACGCCCGATCCCGAGCTGCTGTGGGTGACGCCGGACAGCTACTTCTCCGTCATCGCCCCGGAGCTCGCGCTGTCGATCCTCAAGCGTGAGCCGTCCGAGCTGGAGGAGACGACGGAGCGCCTGCAGCTGCATCCGGAGGCGCTCAAGCGCCTGGGCGTCGCCGTCGGCATCGTCCGGCGGGCGGGAGGCTGA
- a CDS encoding TetR family transcriptional regulator, with protein sequence MPWDTARTKQLLLDAAVEEFAEHGPHGARVARIATRAGVNKERIYQYFGSKEQLFGSVLEAELAKLAAAVPMTVEQAADLGDYAGRVYDYHSAHPHFLRLLAWEGLQCADGAPEGVAAESERAAHYAEKVAAVSSAQRAGVLTDEVDAARLMYAVLALVNTWFTLPQVVRLLLAATPDNRPGTDREALVLLAGRLTRR encoded by the coding sequence ATGCCCTGGGACACCGCACGCACGAAGCAGCTCCTCCTCGACGCCGCGGTCGAGGAGTTCGCCGAGCACGGCCCGCACGGGGCCCGCGTCGCCCGGATCGCCACCAGGGCGGGCGTCAACAAGGAGCGGATCTACCAGTACTTCGGCAGCAAGGAGCAGCTCTTCGGGTCCGTGCTGGAGGCGGAGCTCGCCAAGCTGGCGGCCGCCGTGCCGATGACCGTCGAGCAGGCCGCCGACCTGGGTGACTACGCCGGGCGCGTGTACGACTACCACTCGGCGCATCCCCACTTCCTGCGCCTGCTCGCCTGGGAGGGGCTCCAGTGCGCCGACGGCGCGCCGGAGGGGGTCGCGGCGGAGAGCGAGCGGGCGGCCCACTACGCGGAGAAGGTCGCCGCCGTCTCCTCGGCCCAGCGCGCCGGCGTGCTGACGGACGAGGTCGACGCCGCCCGGCTGATGTACGCGGTGCTGGCCCTGGTGAACACCTGGTTCACGCTCCCCCAGGTGGTCCGCCTGCTGCTGGCGGCCACGCCGGACAATCGGCCCGGCACCGACCGCGAGGCCCTGGTGCTGCTCGCGGGCCGCTTGACCCGGCGCTGA
- a CDS encoding phosphatase PAP2 family protein, with translation MLQQLAFDGSGIDAGLFTTITDLAKDTKWLNTPLHLWTNAGLVVFAVLMVIGFLRARHRDTATMTLALAAPVAVVGAFAVAEVAKKLVAEVRPCYSMPHAYIVEACPVRTDYAFPSGHTTTAAATVAALWLLDRRLAGIAALFALLEGFTRVYLGAHYPHDVLGAALLALPVAYLVSRLLGRYAQPVVARLRTGALEPLLTRRRSGAHAAR, from the coding sequence ATGCTTCAGCAGTTGGCCTTCGACGGCTCCGGTATCGACGCCGGCCTGTTCACCACGATCACCGACCTGGCCAAGGACACCAAGTGGCTGAACACGCCGCTGCACCTGTGGACCAACGCTGGCCTGGTGGTCTTCGCGGTGCTCATGGTGATCGGCTTCCTGCGCGCCCGGCACCGGGACACCGCCACGATGACCCTGGCACTGGCCGCGCCAGTGGCCGTGGTGGGCGCCTTCGCCGTGGCCGAGGTGGCGAAGAAGCTGGTGGCGGAGGTGCGGCCGTGCTACTCGATGCCGCACGCGTACATCGTCGAGGCCTGCCCGGTGCGGACCGACTACGCCTTCCCCAGCGGGCACACCACCACGGCGGCGGCGACGGTGGCCGCGCTGTGGCTGCTGGACCGGCGGCTCGCCGGGATCGCGGCGCTCTTCGCCCTGCTGGAGGGCTTCACCCGGGTCTACCTCGGCGCCCACTACCCGCACGACGTGCTGGGCGCGGCGCTGCTGGCGCTGCCGGTGGCCTACCTGGTCAGCCGGCTGCTCGGCCGCTACGCCCAGCCCGTCGTGGCGCGGCTGCGCACCGGGGCGCTGGAGCCGCTGCTCACGCGCCGCCGCTCCGGCGCGCACGCCGCGCGCTGA
- a CDS encoding BlaI/MecI/CopY family transcriptional regulator has translation MNERRQMGALEAEVLDLLQTAAEALTPGHVLERLDGGLAYSTVVTVLTRMHDKGLLSRVKQGRAFAYRPVADRHGLTARRMRQVLDADPDRHAVLARFVDDLGAGDEEILRHLLGSALPPQTD, from the coding sequence ATGAACGAACGTCGGCAGATGGGCGCGCTGGAGGCGGAGGTGCTCGACCTGCTCCAGACCGCGGCCGAGGCGCTGACCCCCGGCCATGTGCTGGAACGCCTCGACGGCGGCCTCGCGTACAGCACGGTCGTCACCGTGCTGACCCGGATGCACGACAAGGGGCTGCTCAGCCGGGTCAAGCAGGGGCGTGCCTTCGCCTACCGCCCGGTCGCCGACCGCCATGGCCTGACCGCCCGCCGGATGCGGCAGGTCCTGGACGCCGATCCGGACCGGCACGCCGTCCTGGCCCGCTTCGTCGACGACCTGGGGGCCGGCGACGAGGAGATCCTGCGCCATCTGCTCGGGAGCGCGCTCCCGCCGCAGACGGACTGA
- a CDS encoding M56 family metallopeptidase: protein MHLPLGLDSLHLFFYLPLVLPGLLGLAAPRLAERLEPRAATWLLTGSAFVLAGGSTVALGVLVLAGVIRVPLAAWLGHWSPTVIAQGDPVSRIEAVLAALVLVVVCAAALRLLWRRVRALVAAGFEAACLPGAGEYVVVDDPTPEAYALPGRPGRVVVSSGMLAALDEGEREVLVAHERAHLRGHHYAFVAFAHLAAAANPLLRPVGTAVAYTVERWADERAADSCGDRRRTARAVGKAALAAKHAATGAAPRNPATALGILGLRRGPLHGAGPVPRRVAALLAPPVRVRRGLPWALPFGVPLLPFAAMCVLLAASGVCAFAAAHDIHLLIDPRG from the coding sequence GTGCACCTGCCTCTCGGGCTCGACTCGCTCCATCTCTTCTTCTACCTGCCGCTGGTCCTGCCGGGCCTGCTCGGCCTCGCCGCGCCCCGGCTGGCCGAGCGGCTGGAGCCCCGCGCCGCGACCTGGCTGCTGACCGGTTCCGCCTTCGTCCTGGCGGGCGGGAGCACGGTCGCGCTGGGCGTGCTGGTGCTGGCCGGGGTGATCCGGGTGCCGCTCGCCGCGTGGCTCGGCCACTGGTCGCCGACGGTGATCGCTCAGGGCGACCCGGTCTCCAGGATCGAGGCCGTCCTCGCCGCCCTGGTCCTGGTCGTGGTCTGCGCCGCCGCGCTGCGGCTGCTGTGGCGGCGGGTGCGCGCGCTGGTGGCGGCCGGTTTCGAGGCTGCCTGTCTGCCGGGGGCGGGGGAGTACGTGGTGGTGGACGACCCGACCCCGGAGGCCTACGCGCTGCCCGGTCGGCCGGGCCGGGTCGTCGTCTCCTCGGGGATGCTCGCCGCGCTGGACGAGGGCGAGCGCGAGGTGCTGGTCGCGCACGAGCGTGCTCATCTGCGCGGCCACCACTACGCCTTCGTCGCCTTCGCCCACCTGGCCGCCGCCGCCAACCCGCTGCTGCGACCGGTGGGCACCGCCGTCGCCTACACCGTCGAACGCTGGGCCGACGAGCGCGCGGCCGACAGCTGCGGCGACCGCCGGCGCACCGCGCGCGCGGTGGGCAAGGCCGCGTTGGCGGCCAAGCACGCGGCGACCGGTGCGGCGCCGCGCAACCCGGCCACCGCACTCGGGATCCTGGGGCTGCGCCGGGGTCCGCTGCACGGCGCGGGTCCCGTGCCGCGCCGGGTCGCGGCCCTGCTGGCGCCGCCGGTCCGGGTGCGCCGTGGGCTGCCCTGGGCGTTGCCGTTCGGCGTGCCGCTGCTGCCGTTCGCCGCCATGTGCGTCCTGCTCGCGGCGAGCGGCGTCTGCGCGTTCGCGGCGGCGCACGACATCCACCTGCTGATCGATCCGCGCGGCTGA